From one Mya arenaria isolate MELC-2E11 chromosome 4, ASM2691426v1 genomic stretch:
- the LOC128231699 gene encoding fructose-bisphosphate aldolase-like, with translation MQTSVPYLTADQEADLRETAKRLVAPGRGILAADEPPETMAQRFAGADIKIENTEEVRRKYRELLFTTEGVQEYISGVIFHHETFQQKSKDGIPFPKLLSDRGIIPGIKTDRGMVPLAGTDGETTTQGLDDLGERCAEYRKGGARFVKWRCALKIGLQTPTYLAMMENANVLARYASISQQNGLVPIVEPEVLYNGDHDLQTCQKVTEQVLAFTYKALSDHHVFLEGTLLKPNMVTSGRSFGARSSPQDTARATVTAFSRTIPPAVPGIVFLSGGQSEAESTLNLNAINTCTAAPKPWALSFSFGRALQASVLKAWQGDDKNIDLAQKQFLVRAKANGLATLGQYDEKEAAAADENSLFVEKNEY, from the exons ATGCAAACATCTGTTCCGTACCTGACGGCGGACCAGGAGGCAGACTTGCGGGAGACGGCCAAGCGCCTCGTGGCACCGGGAAGGGGTATTCTCGCCGCCGACGAACCACCAG AGACGATGGCACAGCGGTTCGCGGGAgctgatatcaaaattgaaaacacaGAGGAGGTCCGCCGGAAGTACCGTGAGCTACTCTTCACCACGGAGGGTGTGCAGGAATACATTAGCGGCGTCATATTCCACCATGAGACATTCCAGCAGAAATCTAAGGATGGCATCCCATTCCCGAAG CTGCTGTCGGACCGAGGGATTATTCCAGGGATCAAGACTGACAGAGGAATGGTCCCACTGGCGGGCACGGATGGGGAAACCACCACACAAG GTCTGGATGACCTGGGCGAGCGATGTGCCGAGTACCGGAAGGGTGGCGCAAGGTTCGTCAAGTGGCGGTGCGCCCTGAAGATCGGTCTGCAGACGCCCACCTATCTTGCCATGATGGAGAACGCCAACGTCCTCGCCAGATACGCTTCCATCAGTCAGCAG AACGGACTCGTGCCAATAGTGGAGCCGGAAGTCCTGTACAACGGTGATCATGACCTTCAGACGTGTCAAAAGGTCACGGAACAG GTGCTAGCGTTTACGTACAAGGCGCTCTCTGACCACCACGTGTTTCTCGAGGGGACGCTCCTTAAGCCCAACATGGTCACATCTGGTCGAAGCTTTGGGGCCAGAAGTTCTCCGCAAGATACGGCCAGGGCAACTGTAACCGCCTTTAGCAGGACAATCCCACCAGCAGTCCCTG GCATCGTGTTCTTGTCCGGGGGCCAGTCTGAGGCCGAGTCCACGTTGAACCTAAACGCAATCAACACATGCACGGCGGCACCCAAGCCATGGGCTCTCTCATTCTCATTCGGGCGCGCCCTGCAAGCCAGCGTTCTCAAGGCATGGCAGGGCGACGATAAGAACATCGACCTTGCACAGAAACAGTTTCTTGTTAGGGCGAAG GCGAACGGGCTCGCGACCCTGGGGCAATATGACGAGAAGGAGGCTGCAGCTGCAGACGAAAACTCACTCTTTGTGGagaaaaatgaatattga